Within the Opitutaceae bacterium TAV5 genome, the region GCCATGAGCACCACTGCCAACACCCGTATCAATTCCACCCGCGCCTCTTATTACCGCCCGGCTCCGGCCGTGCCCGCCGACCAGCCCGCACACGAGGCCGACCTCGTCATTTATTCGGCCAATGCCGCCGGTTGCGCCGCCGCCATTCAGGCGCGCCGCCTCGGCCTCACCGTGGCGATCTTCAACCCGCATACCCACGTCGGCGGCCTCACCACCGGCGGTCTCGGTTTCACGGATTTCGGCAACAAGGATGCCATTGGCGGCCTCGCCCTCGAATTTTACCAACGCCTCGGCCAGCACTACGGCTGCGAGGCCGAGTGGCGCTTCGAACCCTCCGCCGCCGAAAAAACCCTCAACGCCTGGCTCGCCGAAGCCGGCGTCACCGTCCACCACGGCCACTACCTGAAAAGCGCCGCGGCTTTCGAAGGCCGTGTCACCGAAATCGCTTTCACCAATGGCGCCCGCGCCCGCGCGCCGTACTTCATCGACTGCTCCTACGAAGGCGACCTCATGGCCGCCGCCGGAGTCACGTTCACGGTCGGCCGCGAGGGCAATTCGACTTACGGCGAGACGCTCAACGGCCAGATTGTCCACCCCAAGCACCAGTTCGACAATCCCGTCGATCCGTACATCGTCCCCGGCGACCCGAAGAGCGGCTTCCTCCCCGGCATCGAGCCCGGCCTCCCCGAGATCGGCGCCGGCGACCACCGCGTGCAGGCCTACAATTTCCGCATCTGCATGACGCAGGAAAAAGACAATCTCGTGCCCTTCCCGAAACCCGAAGGCTACGACCGCCAGGCCTATGAGCTGCTTGCCCGTTACCTGGCCACCGGCTGGAACCAGGTCTTCCACAAACACGACAGGATCCGCGGCCTCAAGACCGACACCAACAACCATGGCGCCGTCTCCAGCGACTTCATCGGCGGCAACTACGCCTGGCCCACCGCCTCGCACGAGGAACGCGAAAAACTCTTCCAGGCGCACGTCACCTGGGTGCAGGGCCTCTGGTGGTTCTATGCCCACGATCCCGCGGTGCCCGCCGGTATTCAGGCGCAGGTCAACACCTGGGGGCTGGCGAAGGACGAGTTCACCGACAGCGGCAACTGGCCCAACCAGCTCTACATCCGCGAAGGCCGCCGCATGGTCGGCGATCTCGTCATGACCGAGCTTCACTGCCTTTCGAAACAGAAGGTGGATGACGCCATCGGCATGGCCGCCTACACGATGGATTCGCACAACTGCCGCCGCTTCGTGGACGAAAACGGCCACGTCAGGAACGAAGGCGACGTCCAGGTCAAGCTCCCCAAGCCCTACCCGATCGGTTACCGCTCCATCATCCCGCCCCGGGCGGATCGTGTGAAAAACCTGCTCGTCCCCGTGGCGCTCTCGGCATCGCACATCGCCTTCGGATCGATCCGCATGGAGCCCGTTTTCATGATCCTGGCGCAGAGCGCCGCCATTGCTGTCGCTACGGCGCGCCGCGCCGGCGACATCGCGGTGCAGGACGTAGCGTATTCCGAACTACGCCCGCAGCTCGACGCCGCGAAGCAGGTGCTCGCCTGGGACGACTCGAAGACGCACGCCGGCGATGGCAACGACAGCAGCCCGATCGGGCGCTGATCTCCGGCGTCGTGGCGCGGGCGTCCCGCCCGCAACCACTCCTTCTCATTCTCGTTCTCTTACTCGTTCTCCGGATCGTACTCTTTCTCGTACTCCTTCTCTTTCTCGTACTCGTGCTGCGGCGCGTCGTGCGAATGCCGGAGCAGGAGAATGATCGATCAGGAGAACGATCAAGAGAAGGAGAAGGAGAACGAACCCGGACCGGAGAAAGAGTACGAGAAAGAGTACGAGAACGATTCCGGAGTGTCGCGGGCGTCCCGCCCGCTTCCGTTGCCTCTCCGCTCCGTCCGGAAAACAACCGGCGGCGCTCCACGCCGTCCACGGCCAGGATGGCCGTGCCACACCGGAGCGGCGGCATTCCTGCCGCTGCGACGAGGCGCGTCAGCGCCTCGCCCGGTGCCTCGCTGTTCTGCCTGACTGTCCTGACCTGACCGGCGACGCTCCGCGTCGTCTGCAGCGGCAG harbors:
- a CDS encoding xanthan lyase, with the translated sequence MSTTANTRINSTRASYYRPAPAVPADQPAHEADLVIYSANAAGCAAAIQARRLGLTVAIFNPHTHVGGLTTGGLGFTDFGNKDAIGGLALEFYQRLGQHYGCEAEWRFEPSAAEKTLNAWLAEAGVTVHHGHYLKSAAAFEGRVTEIAFTNGARARAPYFIDCSYEGDLMAAAGVTFTVGREGNSTYGETLNGQIVHPKHQFDNPVDPYIVPGDPKSGFLPGIEPGLPEIGAGDHRVQAYNFRICMTQEKDNLVPFPKPEGYDRQAYELLARYLATGWNQVFHKHDRIRGLKTDTNNHGAVSSDFIGGNYAWPTASHEEREKLFQAHVTWVQGLWWFYAHDPAVPAGIQAQVNTWGLAKDEFTDSGNWPNQLYIREGRRMVGDLVMTELHCLSKQKVDDAIGMAAYTMDSHNCRRFVDENGHVRNEGDVQVKLPKPYPIGYRSIIPPRADRVKNLLVPVALSASHIAFGSIRMEPVFMILAQSAAIAVATARRAGDIAVQDVAYSELRPQLDAAKQVLAWDDSKTHAGDGNDSSPIGR